The Desulfolucanica intricata genome contains the following window.
GAGCTTGGTTCTTCTGGACAGAGTATCTGAAATTATTTTAACAAGAGGATATAAGGTGGGAAACATAGATGCAGTTATTGTGGCCCAGAGGCCTAAGTTAGCGGGTTATATTCCGAAAATGGTTGAAAAGGTTGCCACTGTGCTAAAGTTGTCCCCCCAACAGATAAATATAAAGGCAACGACTACCGAAGGACTTGGTTTTACCGGAACCGGGGAAGGAATAGCTTCCTATGCGGTTGCTTTACTTATATCTTGATTTATTGTGAAATAGGAGATGCGAGGGAATATTGTGGTTTGAATAATGCCACCGTGACAATCCTTGTATCTCCTTTTTGTTTAACTCTAAGGTATCCGTAGGAGGGGACATTCTTTAAGAAAAATCTTGAAAAGTTGATTATGCTATCCTAAAAATGATATAATTACAGACTAGATAATGCAGCAAGGGAGAGGTTCATTTGTCTAATGTGCGCGTAAGATTTGCACCCAGCCCTACCGGGCCTTTACATATTGGCGGAGCCCGTTCGGCTCTCTTCAACTGGTTGTATGCCCGCCGAAACAACGGGAGTTTTATTGTGCGTATCGAGGATACAGATTTGGAGCGTTCCTCACGTGCTTCGGAAGAAAATATATTAGCAGCTTTAAGATGGTTGGGATTGGATTGGGATGAAGGTGTCGAGGTAGGTGGAGAGAACGGGCCATACCGGCAGACTGAGCGTTTGCAGCTTTATAATGAATATTTACAGGTTCTATTGAAAAATGGGGATGCCTATTATTGTTACTGCACTGAGGAGGAACTGGCGGCTGAGCGCGAAGCTTTATTGGCCAGTGGAGAAATTCGTTATAGTGGTAAGTGTCGGGACTTATCTGGTGATGAGCGGTGCCGGCTGGAATCAGAAGGACGTAAGCCTGTGGTCAGATTCAGGGTTCCTGAAGAAAAGACAATTACTGTTGACGATCTGGTTCGGGGGCAAGTCTCTTTTGATTGCAGTGGAATTGGTGACTTTATCATTATGAAGTCTGACGGTATACCCACTTATAATTTCGCAGTGACAGTTGACGATTATAGTATGGGTATAACTCATGTTATCCGGGCCGAGGAACACCTGTCAAATACACCCAGACAAATATTAATATACCGGGCTTTAGGGTGGAATGTCCCCCGATTTGCGCATGTTTCGTTAATTTTGGGAAAAGATCGAACTAAGATGAGTAAACGCCACGGGGCCACTTCAATTGAACAATATCAATCCCAGGGATACTTGCCGGAAGCCCTGGTTAATTTTCTTGCTTTGCTGGGTTGGTCTCCCGGTGGGGAAGAAGAAGTATTTACACTGGAGGACTTAAAAGGTCAATTTTCATTGGACCGGGTAGCAAAAAGCCCGGCAGTGTTTGATTTGGAAAAACTTAATTGGTTAAACGGGTATTATATTCGTAATAGTTCTTTAGATAGAATTACAGAATTAGCCATTCCTTTTTTAAGGGAAGCACGTTATATTACCGGGGAAGTATCAGAAGAAACTTTTCAGTGGCTAAAAAAGGTTATGGCTGCTGTTCGTGAACGTATAGAAAGTTTTAGCGAACTACCTCAGCATGTAGATATATTTTTTAGTGAGATGCTTGACTATGATGATGCTGCGCAAGAGATTCTAAGGCAAGAACAGGTTCCTATCGTATTTAACTTTTTAAGAGACAAGCTGTCGGCCTTGGAGGACTTAGAGGAGTCTTCTGTTAAAAAAGTTTTGAGGGCACTCAGTAAAGAGCTGGGTTTAGGTGGAAAAAAAGTATATATGCCGCTGCGGGTGGCTTTGACAGGGAGAACCCACGGGCCGGAATTGTACCAGGTGATTCCTATTCTCGGCAAGGAGCTAACTGCTGCCAGGCTTGCTCATGCATTACAGTTTTAATTTTATATTTCGGTAAAGTGGCGTAATCCCATACAAACATGGTTATATAGAAGGTGGATGTAATGTTTGGAAGATTGCGGAAAGAAATTAATGCGGTTTTTGAACGTGATCCCGCAGCTAAAAGTTTGTTGGAAGTTATATTAAATTACCCGGGATTGCATGCGATATTAATTCATCGTTTTGCTCATGCCCTTTACCGGCGACGTTGGTATGTATTAGCTCGTTTTATATCTCAGGTGTCCAGGTTTTTAACCGGGATAGAAATTCATCCCGGAGCTAAAATTGGCGAGGGTTTGTTTATTGATCACGGTGCCGGTGTGGTAATAGGTGAAACTGCAGAAATAGGTAATAATGTTACTATTTATCAAGGGGTAACGCTGGGTGGGACAGGTAAGGAAAAAGGTAAAAGACATCCTACCATTGGGAATAATGTTGTTATTAGTGCCGGTGCAAAAAT
Protein-coding sequences here:
- the ispF gene encoding 2-C-methyl-D-erythritol 2,4-cyclodiphosphate synthase, which gives rise to MRIGFGYDVHRLVENRPLVLGGVTVPYQFGLAGHSDADVLVHAIMDALLGAAGAGDIGRHFPDYDRKYKDISSLVLLDRVSEIILTRGYKVGNIDAVIVAQRPKLAGYIPKMVEKVATVLKLSPQQINIKATTTEGLGFTGTGEGIASYAVALLIS
- the gltX gene encoding glutamate--tRNA ligase; this encodes MSNVRVRFAPSPTGPLHIGGARSALFNWLYARRNNGSFIVRIEDTDLERSSRASEENILAALRWLGLDWDEGVEVGGENGPYRQTERLQLYNEYLQVLLKNGDAYYCYCTEEELAAEREALLASGEIRYSGKCRDLSGDERCRLESEGRKPVVRFRVPEEKTITVDDLVRGQVSFDCSGIGDFIIMKSDGIPTYNFAVTVDDYSMGITHVIRAEEHLSNTPRQILIYRALGWNVPRFAHVSLILGKDRTKMSKRHGATSIEQYQSQGYLPEALVNFLALLGWSPGGEEEVFTLEDLKGQFSLDRVAKSPAVFDLEKLNWLNGYYIRNSSLDRITELAIPFLREARYITGEVSEETFQWLKKVMAAVRERIESFSELPQHVDIFFSEMLDYDDAAQEILRQEQVPIVFNFLRDKLSALEDLEESSVKKVLRALSKELGLGGKKVYMPLRVALTGRTHGPELYQVIPILGKELTAARLAHALQF
- the cysE gene encoding serine O-acetyltransferase, whose product is MFGRLRKEINAVFERDPAAKSLLEVILNYPGLHAILIHRFAHALYRRRWYVLARFISQVSRFLTGIEIHPGAKIGEGLFIDHGAGVVIGETAEIGNNVTIYQGVTLGGTGKEKGKRHPTIGNNVVISAGAKILGSFEVGDNSKIGAGSVVLKSVPANSTVVGVPGKVVVRDGQRVGDARSEIDLRHDQLPDPVAEMFSVMQERINALEARVKELENKRG